The following are from one region of the Bradyrhizobium septentrionale genome:
- a CDS encoding HAD family hydrolase, with protein MAVTKLPRAMLIDMDDTILSAYGRPEIAWNTITAEFAEELAPLPPDMVATALLAYARQFWSTAEPIWRIKLGEARRLTVKGGLAALAAVGHRALPDDLADRIADRFTAYREEEMFVFPGAHEAIDAFKALGIKLALVTNGAAEMQRAKVERFALGHRFDHIQIEGEHGFGKPEERAYLHAMEALGVSAPDTWMIGDNLEWEVVAPQRLGIYAIWMDVHGVGLPPGSTIKPDRIIRSLTELVPAAR; from the coding sequence ATGGCCGTGACCAAGCTGCCGCGCGCGATGCTGATCGACATGGATGACACCATCCTGTCGGCCTATGGGCGCCCCGAGATCGCCTGGAACACGATCACCGCCGAATTCGCCGAGGAGCTGGCGCCCCTGCCCCCGGACATGGTCGCAACCGCGCTGTTGGCCTATGCACGGCAATTCTGGTCGACGGCCGAGCCGATCTGGCGGATCAAGCTCGGCGAGGCGCGGCGGCTCACCGTGAAGGGCGGCTTGGCGGCGCTCGCGGCGGTCGGCCACCGCGCGCTGCCGGACGATCTCGCCGACCGCATCGCCGATCGCTTCACGGCTTACCGCGAGGAGGAGATGTTCGTCTTCCCCGGCGCGCATGAGGCGATCGATGCGTTCAAGGCGCTCGGCATCAAGCTCGCGCTGGTCACCAACGGCGCCGCCGAGATGCAACGCGCCAAGGTCGAGCGCTTTGCGCTCGGCCATCGCTTCGATCACATCCAGATCGAGGGCGAGCACGGCTTCGGCAAGCCGGAGGAGCGCGCCTATCTGCACGCGATGGAAGCGCTCGGCGTCAGCGCACCGGATACCTGGATGATCGGCGACAATCTCGAGTGGGAAGTCGTGGCGCCACAGCGGCTTGGCATCTATGCGATCTGGATGGACGTGCATGGCGTCGGATTGCCGCCGGGATCGACAATCAAGCCCGACCGCATCATCCGTTCGCTGACCGAACTGGTTCCTGCCGCGCGCTAG
- a CDS encoding DUF1285 domain-containing protein, with amino-acid sequence MAKQGQSESGSETTGLGSKGLEGLTTAANRAATSGPAGRKGLPPVHLWNPPFCGDLDMRIAPDGTWFYMGTPIGRPALVRLFSTILKREDGKHFLVTPVEKVGIRVDDAPFLAVEMQTDEDARGRLLRFRTNVDDWVDCEKGHGLRFEAAEDGGLTPYLHVRADLWAKVTRALYYDLVDMGEQRMVDGQEMFGIESGGEFFAMADASQVRDAL; translated from the coding sequence ATGGCGAAGCAAGGGCAGAGCGAATCCGGCAGTGAAACTACGGGCCTAGGAAGCAAGGGCCTCGAAGGGCTGACCACCGCCGCCAATCGAGCTGCGACATCAGGGCCGGCCGGACGCAAGGGCCTGCCGCCGGTTCACCTCTGGAATCCGCCATTCTGCGGCGATCTCGACATGCGAATCGCGCCCGACGGCACCTGGTTCTACATGGGAACGCCGATCGGCCGTCCCGCGCTGGTGCGGCTGTTCTCCACCATTCTGAAGCGCGAGGACGGCAAGCACTTTCTCGTGACACCGGTGGAGAAGGTCGGCATCCGCGTCGATGACGCGCCGTTCCTCGCCGTGGAAATGCAGACCGATGAAGATGCGCGCGGCCGCTTGCTCAGGTTCCGCACCAATGTCGACGATTGGGTCGATTGCGAGAAGGGCCACGGTCTCAGATTCGAGGCTGCCGAGGACGGCGGATTGACGCCCTATCTGCATGTCCGCGCCGACCTGTGGGCCAAGGTCACCCGCGCGCTCTACTACGATCTGGTTGACATGGGCGAGCAGCGGATGGTCGATGGTCAGGAGATGTTCGGCATCGAGTCCGGCGGCGAGTTCTTCGCGATGGCCGACGCCAGTCAGGTGAGGGACGCACTTTGA
- a CDS encoding AAA family ATPase, with protein sequence MAGADSVEKLEDVIVRSAEQVAGQIKAAKEAVSTVIFGQDQVIENTLVTILSGGHALLIGVPGLAKTKLVETLGVTLGLDAKRIQFTPDLMPSDILGAEVLDESSAGKRSFRFISGPVFAQLLMADEINRASPRTQSALLQAMQEQHITIAGARHDLPKPFHVLATQNPLEQEGTYPLPEAQLDRFLMEIDVDYPDRDAERRILFETTGAEETLAKASMDAETLITAQRLVRRLPVGDSVVEAILTLVRAARPGPEGGEAGKLIAWGPGPRASQSLMLAVRARALLDGRLAPSIDDVLDLAEPVLKHRMALTFSARAEGRTIPDVIKQLKTRIG encoded by the coding sequence ATGGCTGGTGCAGACAGCGTCGAGAAACTGGAGGATGTGATCGTCCGCTCGGCCGAGCAGGTCGCGGGCCAGATCAAGGCCGCCAAGGAAGCGGTCTCCACCGTCATTTTCGGCCAGGACCAGGTGATCGAAAACACGCTGGTGACGATCCTGTCCGGCGGCCACGCGCTGTTGATCGGCGTGCCCGGCCTCGCCAAGACCAAGCTGGTCGAAACGCTCGGCGTCACGCTCGGGCTCGACGCCAAGCGCATCCAGTTCACGCCCGATCTGATGCCGTCGGACATTCTCGGCGCCGAAGTGCTCGACGAGAGCTCGGCCGGCAAGCGCTCGTTCCGCTTCATCTCGGGTCCGGTGTTCGCGCAGCTCTTGATGGCCGACGAGATCAACCGCGCCAGCCCGCGCACGCAGTCGGCGCTGCTGCAAGCCATGCAGGAGCAGCACATCACCATTGCCGGCGCGCGGCATGACCTGCCGAAGCCGTTCCACGTGCTCGCGACGCAGAACCCGCTCGAGCAGGAAGGCACCTATCCGCTGCCCGAGGCGCAGCTCGACCGCTTCCTGATGGAAATCGACGTCGACTATCCCGATCGCGACGCCGAGCGGCGCATCCTGTTCGAAACCACCGGTGCCGAAGAGACGCTTGCCAAGGCGTCGATGGACGCCGAGACGCTGATCACGGCGCAACGGCTGGTGCGGCGCCTGCCGGTCGGCGATTCCGTGGTCGAGGCGATCCTGACGCTGGTGCGCGCCGCGCGTCCCGGCCCCGAGGGCGGTGAGGCCGGCAAACTGATCGCATGGGGACCGGGTCCCCGCGCCAGCCAGTCGCTGATGCTCGCGGTCCGCGCCCGCGCGCTGCTCGACGGAAGGCTCGCGCCATCGATCGACGACGTGCTCGATCTTGCCGAGCCCGTGCTCAAGCACCGCATGGCGCTGACCTTCTCGGCGCGCGCCGAGGGCCGCACCATTCCCGACGTGATCAAGCAATTGAAAACCCGGATCGGTTGA
- a CDS encoding DUF4159 domain-containing protein: MAGLPLSFAEPLLLLGLVSLPVLWWLLRVMPPRPRRIEFPPTRLLFDIAPKEETPARTPWWLTLLRLAAAALVILAAAGPIWNPQTGVAAGKLPLVILLDDGWSAASSWDARVKAADELIADADSDRRGVALVPLSEPTRDITLMPAGTARVALRQLAPKPYSIDRVETLTSLGRFLKSTGDCDIAWLSDGVDTGRGSEFTEGLGKVIESRNLTIYSGGAQSAQALVAAENAAAKMTVKVLRTESGLAAGTVRAVDAKGSPIGEARYTFGPQERETEAAFDLPVELRNDISRLEISGEHSAGAVQLLDRRWRRRAIGVVSGASADTAQPLLASTFYLSRALSPFADVRLGDRGAPQQVIGQFLDQRLPMIVMADVGTLSPEIRDRLNAWIEQGGVLVRFAGPRLAQADDDLVPVKLRRGGRTLGGSLTWEKPQHMASFAADGPFASLTVPKDITVSRQVLAEPDAVLATKSWASLEDGTPLVTGEHRGKGVVSLFHVGADMRWSDLPMSGTFVEMLRRLIDMSGYTSKPGPGVASDPNAETVAPLRTLDGFGAFGPPPSTAKPMSADYRDRGTADHPPGFYGTAESPITVNTLASADRIAPLDTSGLRAKHASYTNTEPRDLRGIMLSTALALFLLDAIVVAMLGGGLAALIRRRAAPAVLAFAFILLTFAPSSTRAESNDDFAIKSVSQTRLAYVVTGNADVDSIVKAGMSGLTLFLGQRTALEAGDPVGIDPARDELAFFPLIYWPIVPGAPKPPQDAINKIDAYMKQGGTVIFDTRDAVEAPPGDNGASQTPGMQTLRELLSTLDVPELEPVPREHVLTKTFYLLRDFPGRFNSGQTWVESLPREDDEEAAQRPARGGDGVSPIIITSNDLAGAWAIRPDGQPMLPLTPGEPRQREFAFRAGVNIVMYTLTGNYKADQVHAPALIERLGQ, from the coding sequence ATCGCAGGCCTCCCGCTCTCCTTTGCCGAACCGCTGCTGCTGCTGGGGCTGGTCAGCCTGCCGGTGCTGTGGTGGCTGTTGCGCGTGATGCCGCCGCGGCCGCGGCGCATCGAATTCCCGCCGACGCGGTTGCTGTTCGACATCGCGCCCAAGGAAGAGACGCCGGCGCGCACGCCATGGTGGCTGACGCTGCTGCGGCTCGCTGCCGCGGCGCTCGTCATCCTCGCCGCCGCCGGCCCGATCTGGAATCCGCAGACCGGCGTCGCCGCCGGCAAATTGCCGCTGGTGATCCTGCTCGACGACGGCTGGAGCGCGGCCTCGAGCTGGGATGCGCGGGTCAAGGCCGCGGACGAATTGATCGCCGATGCCGACAGCGACCGCCGCGGCGTCGCACTGGTGCCGCTGTCGGAGCCTACGCGTGACATCACACTGATGCCGGCCGGCACCGCGCGCGTCGCGTTGCGCCAGCTCGCGCCAAAACCCTACTCGATCGATCGCGTTGAAACCCTGACCTCGCTTGGACGTTTCCTCAAATCGACCGGCGACTGCGACATCGCCTGGCTGTCCGACGGCGTCGACACCGGCCGCGGCAGCGAGTTCACCGAAGGTCTCGGCAAGGTGATCGAGAGCCGCAATCTGACGATCTATTCGGGCGGCGCACAGTCCGCGCAGGCGCTGGTCGCGGCCGAGAACGCCGCCGCCAAGATGACGGTGAAGGTGCTGCGCACCGAGAGCGGCCTCGCGGCTGGAACGGTGCGCGCGGTCGACGCCAAGGGCTCGCCGATCGGCGAGGCCCGCTACACGTTCGGCCCGCAGGAGCGCGAGACCGAAGCCGCCTTCGATCTTCCGGTCGAACTGCGCAACGACATCTCGCGGCTCGAAATCTCCGGCGAGCATTCGGCCGGCGCCGTGCAACTGCTCGACCGGCGCTGGCGCCGCCGCGCCATCGGCGTGGTCTCGGGCGCGAGCGCCGACACCGCGCAGCCGCTCTTGGCGTCGACCTTCTATCTGTCCCGCGCGCTGTCGCCGTTCGCCGACGTCCGGCTCGGCGATCGCGGCGCGCCGCAGCAGGTGATCGGGCAATTCCTCGACCAGCGGCTGCCGATGATCGTGATGGCCGATGTCGGCACGCTGTCGCCGGAGATCCGCGACCGGCTCAACGCCTGGATCGAGCAAGGCGGCGTGCTGGTGCGCTTTGCCGGCCCGCGCCTCGCCCAAGCCGACGACGACCTCGTTCCGGTCAAGCTGCGCCGCGGCGGCCGCACGCTCGGCGGCAGCCTGACCTGGGAGAAGCCGCAACACATGGCCTCGTTCGCCGCCGACGGCCCGTTCGCAAGCCTCACCGTGCCGAAGGACATCACCGTCAGCCGCCAGGTGCTGGCCGAGCCCGACGCCGTGCTCGCGACCAAGAGCTGGGCGTCGCTCGAGGACGGCACCCCGCTCGTCACCGGCGAGCATCGCGGCAAGGGCGTGGTCAGCCTGTTCCACGTCGGTGCCGACATGCGTTGGTCGGACCTGCCGATGTCCGGCACCTTCGTCGAGATGCTGCGCCGGCTGATCGACATGTCCGGCTACACCTCGAAGCCCGGCCCCGGCGTTGCCAGCGATCCCAATGCCGAGACGGTCGCGCCGCTGCGCACGCTGGACGGCTTCGGCGCCTTCGGCCCGCCGCCTTCGACCGCGAAGCCGATGTCGGCGGACTATCGCGACCGCGGCACGGCGGATCATCCGCCCGGTTTCTACGGCACCGCCGAGAGCCCGATCACAGTCAACACGCTGGCCTCCGCCGACCGCATCGCGCCGCTCGACACGTCCGGCCTGCGCGCGAAGCATGCGAGCTACACCAACACCGAGCCGCGTGACCTGCGCGGCATCATGCTGTCGACGGCGCTGGCGCTGTTCCTGCTCGATGCGATCGTGGTGGCGATGCTGGGCGGCGGCCTCGCCGCGCTGATCCGGCGCCGCGCCGCGCCAGCCGTGCTCGCCTTCGCCTTCATCCTTCTGACGTTTGCGCCGTCATCGACACGCGCCGAGAGCAACGACGATTTCGCCATCAAGTCGGTGTCGCAGACGCGGCTGGCCTATGTCGTGACCGGCAATGCCGACGTCGATTCCATCGTCAAGGCCGGGATGTCCGGACTGACGCTGTTCCTCGGGCAGCGGACCGCGCTCGAAGCCGGCGATCCCGTCGGCATCGACCCCGCGCGCGACGAGTTGGCGTTCTTCCCGCTGATCTACTGGCCGATCGTGCCGGGCGCGCCGAAGCCGCCGCAGGACGCCATCAACAAGATCGACGCCTACATGAAACAGGGCGGCACCGTGATTTTCGACACCCGCGACGCCGTCGAGGCGCCGCCGGGCGACAACGGCGCCTCGCAGACGCCGGGCATGCAGACGCTGCGCGAATTGCTGTCGACCCTCGACGTGCCCGAGCTCGAGCCGGTGCCGCGCGAGCACGTGCTGACCAAGACGTTCTATCTGCTGCGCGACTTCCCCGGCCGCTTCAACTCCGGCCAGACCTGGGTCGAGTCGTTGCCGCGCGAGGACGACGAGGAGGCCGCGCAGCGCCCGGCGCGCGGCGGCGACGGCGTCTCGCCGATCATCATCACGTCGAACGACCTCGCCGGCGCCTGGGCGATCCGTCCCGACGGCCAACCGATGCTGCCGCTGACCCCGGGCGAGCCGCGGCAACGCGAATTCGCATTCCGCGCCGGCGTCAACATCGTGATGTACACGCTGACCGGCAACTACAAGGCCGACCAGGTGCACGCGCCTGCTTTGATCGAGCGGCTGGGACAATGA
- a CDS encoding CoA pyrophosphatase has translation MSSTEFFARARTRLDFEVPPGLVDPHIIPRTGDSGNDRMLEIVAQEQPVRPAAVLIPVVDHPEPTVLLTQRSPNLSSHAGQISFPGGKIDATDASPLDAALREACEEVGLKREFIDPVGYLDLYGTAFGFRILPTVAKVKPGFTLEINEAEVVDAFEVPLAFLMNPENHQIHVKEFRGIDRHYYAMPFAERYIWGATAGILRVLYERIYLS, from the coding sequence ATCAGTTCGACGGAATTCTTCGCGCGGGCCCGCACGCGGCTCGATTTCGAAGTGCCGCCGGGGTTGGTCGATCCGCATATCATTCCGCGCACCGGAGACTCCGGCAACGACCGCATGCTCGAGATCGTGGCGCAGGAGCAGCCGGTGCGGCCGGCCGCGGTGCTGATCCCGGTGGTCGATCATCCCGAGCCGACCGTGCTCTTGACGCAGCGTTCGCCCAATCTGTCGAGCCACGCCGGTCAGATCTCGTTTCCCGGCGGCAAGATCGACGCCACCGATGCCTCGCCGCTCGATGCCGCGTTGCGGGAGGCCTGCGAAGAAGTCGGGCTGAAGCGGGAATTCATCGACCCGGTCGGCTATCTCGACCTCTATGGCACCGCATTCGGCTTCCGCATCCTGCCGACGGTCGCCAAGGTGAAGCCGGGATTCACACTGGAGATCAATGAAGCCGAGGTCGTCGATGCGTTCGAGGTGCCGCTCGCGTTCCTGATGAATCCCGAGAATCATCAGATCCACGTCAAGGAATTCCGCGGCATCGACCGGCACTACTATGCGATGCCGTTCGCCGAGCGCTACATCTGGGGCGCGACCGCGGGCATCCTGCGTGTGCTGTATGAGCGGATCTATCTGTCATGA
- a CDS encoding CCA tRNA nucleotidyltransferase has protein sequence MSEVRLLSDAPWLTEGPAARVLGLLNADGEEARVIGGAVRNALMKIPLADIDIATTALPDEVVRRARRAGIKSVPTGIEHGTVTLVVDSQPFEVTTLREDTETYGRKAKVAFGRDWVRDAERRDFTINGLSVDADGIVHDHVGGLADIAARRVRFIGDPAQRIAEDYLRILRFFRFHAAYAAGEVDRAGYLACISGCAGLAGLSAERIRMEMLKLVVANGAAGAVVAMGDGGLLLPLFGGVAYTGPFAAMIEIEGLMELKPSATRRLAALTVAVTEDARRIASRLRLSNAEAKALDSMGHRWWRLPGMDEARARRRLYRLDEEPYRDRLLLAWARTGANRDVDQWRALATLPQRWRAPHFPLRASDFIARGIAEGPALGHVLTLAEDAWLAADFPLDPQVLSGIADQTVSRFTRDHRL, from the coding sequence ATGAGCGAGGTGCGCCTGTTGTCCGACGCGCCATGGCTCACTGAGGGGCCAGCGGCGCGGGTGCTCGGCCTGCTCAATGCCGACGGCGAGGAAGCGCGGGTGATCGGCGGCGCAGTGCGCAACGCGTTGATGAAAATTCCGCTCGCCGACATCGACATTGCCACGACGGCGTTGCCGGACGAGGTGGTTCGCCGCGCCAGGCGGGCGGGCATCAAGAGCGTGCCGACCGGCATCGAGCACGGCACCGTGACGCTGGTCGTCGACAGCCAGCCCTTCGAGGTGACGACGCTGCGCGAGGACACCGAGACCTATGGCCGCAAGGCCAAGGTGGCGTTCGGGCGCGACTGGGTGCGCGACGCCGAGCGGCGCGACTTCACCATCAACGGCCTGTCGGTCGATGCCGACGGCATCGTGCACGATCACGTCGGCGGCCTCGCCGACATCGCGGCGAGGCGGGTGCGCTTCATCGGCGATCCGGCGCAGCGGATTGCCGAGGATTATCTGCGCATCCTGCGCTTCTTCCGTTTCCACGCCGCCTATGCCGCAGGCGAGGTCGATCGCGCCGGCTATCTCGCTTGCATCTCCGGATGCGCCGGACTCGCCGGCCTGTCGGCCGAGCGGATCCGCATGGAGATGCTCAAGCTCGTGGTCGCGAACGGCGCCGCGGGCGCGGTGGTTGCGATGGGGGATGGCGGACTGCTGCTGCCGCTGTTCGGCGGCGTCGCCTATACCGGACCGTTCGCGGCGATGATCGAGATCGAGGGGCTGATGGAGCTTAAGCCGAGCGCGACGCGCCGGCTCGCCGCGCTGACGGTCGCCGTGACCGAGGATGCGCGGCGCATCGCGAGCCGGCTGCGGCTCTCCAATGCCGAAGCCAAGGCGCTCGACTCGATGGGCCATCGCTGGTGGCGCTTGCCCGGCATGGACGAGGCGCGTGCCAGGCGCAGGCTCTACCGGCTCGATGAGGAGCCTTATCGCGACCGGCTGCTGCTGGCCTGGGCGCGAACCGGCGCGAACCGCGATGTCGATCAGTGGCGCGCGCTCGCCACGCTGCCGCAACGCTGGCGCGCGCCTCACTTTCCCTTGAGGGCGTCGGATTTCATCGCGCGCGGGATTGCCGAGGGACCGGCGTTGGGGCATGTCCTGACCCTGGCCGAGGATGCTTGGCTTGCCGCGGATTTTCCGCTCGATCCGCAGGTGTTGTCTGGCATCGCCGACCAGACCGTTTCCCGTTTCACCCGCGACCATCGGCTGTGA
- a CDS encoding DUF58 domain-containing protein has product MAADNRHQNEELLAVRRADGESRTLAASLPRLVLEARRIAANVIHGMHGRRRAGTGESFWQYRRFVSGEPSQRVDWRRSGRDDHLYVREQEWEAAHTVWIWPDRSPSMAFASREARDSKLERGLIVAFALAELLVAGGERVGVPGLMNPTGSRAVIDKMAQAILHDEATRASLPPSFVPSSLAEIVVLSDFWSPMAEITTMLAGLASSGAHGTMIQVVDPAEETFPYSGRVEFVEPEAGSVITAGRAESWASDYVARVTLHRDQIRAETNRLDWLFSTHTTSRSAAELLLFLHAGMMVSKGGGRSTVKAGRSA; this is encoded by the coding sequence ATGGCGGCTGACAACAGGCACCAGAACGAGGAGCTCCTTGCGGTTCGACGTGCTGATGGCGAAAGCCGCACGCTCGCCGCATCGCTGCCGCGCCTGGTGCTTGAGGCTCGCCGCATCGCTGCCAACGTCATCCATGGCATGCATGGCCGCCGTCGCGCCGGCACCGGCGAGAGCTTCTGGCAATATCGCCGCTTCGTGTCGGGCGAACCGTCGCAGCGCGTCGACTGGCGCCGTTCCGGACGCGACGATCATCTTTATGTCCGCGAGCAGGAGTGGGAGGCCGCGCACACCGTGTGGATCTGGCCCGACCGCTCGCCGTCGATGGCCTTTGCCTCACGCGAGGCGCGCGACTCCAAGCTCGAGCGCGGACTGATCGTTGCCTTTGCGCTGGCCGAGCTGCTGGTGGCCGGCGGCGAGCGCGTCGGCGTTCCCGGCCTGATGAACCCGACCGGCAGCCGCGCCGTGATCGACAAGATGGCGCAGGCGATACTGCATGACGAGGCGACGCGCGCCAGCCTGCCGCCGTCCTTCGTGCCGTCGTCGCTCGCCGAGATCGTGGTGCTGTCGGACTTCTGGTCGCCGATGGCCGAGATCACGACCATGCTGGCCGGGCTCGCCTCGTCGGGCGCGCACGGCACCATGATCCAGGTGGTCGATCCGGCCGAGGAGACCTTCCCCTATTCCGGCCGCGTCGAGTTCGTCGAGCCGGAGGCCGGCAGCGTCATCACCGCCGGCCGCGCCGAAAGCTGGGCCAGCGATTACGTCGCCCGCGTCACGCTGCATCGCGACCAGATCCGCGCCGAGACCAACCGGCTCGACTGGCTGTTCTCGACCCACACCACCAGCCGCTCCGCAGCCGAGCTGCTGCTGTTCCTGCATGCAGGCATGATGGTGAGCAAGGGCGGCGGCCGGTCAACCGTCAAAGCGGGACGCAGCGCATGA
- a CDS encoding DUF2158 domain-containing protein, whose protein sequence is MLKSGGHPITVVEVDEDKVECLWMGTDGDLFRETLPLVALESTEIDPEDDEEDDDEEEDDEEEEEDDDKEHGSRKKRKAA, encoded by the coding sequence ATGCTGAAATCCGGCGGCCATCCGATCACGGTCGTTGAAGTCGACGAGGACAAGGTCGAGTGTCTGTGGATGGGCACGGACGGCGATTTGTTTCGCGAAACCTTGCCGCTCGTCGCGCTCGAATCGACCGAAATCGATCCGGAAGATGACGAGGAAGACGACGACGAAGAAGAGGATGACGAGGAAGAAGAAGAGGACGACGACAAGGAGCACGGCAGCCGCAAGAAGCGCAAGGCTGCGTAA
- a CDS encoding DUF2946 family protein gives MKWFRRHIKTGSRLALFALAVQFVLLFGHFHPIASAQAAPAVQTGLSLVDLAYIGTSATPDLAVQVTGTEPPARHDNDRHPADNCAICAVISLASSMLFTAPPVLLLPEAVELLFRTTNAEFIHLKSAPAAFHSRAPPLS, from the coding sequence ATGAAGTGGTTCCGGAGACACATCAAGACTGGCTCGCGGCTGGCGCTGTTCGCCCTTGCCGTCCAGTTCGTGCTGTTGTTCGGGCACTTCCATCCGATTGCATCAGCGCAGGCGGCGCCCGCGGTCCAGACCGGCCTGTCCTTGGTCGATCTCGCCTATATCGGGACCTCCGCCACCCCGGACCTCGCGGTCCAGGTGACCGGGACCGAGCCCCCCGCCAGGCACGACAACGACCGGCATCCGGCCGACAATTGCGCGATCTGCGCCGTCATCTCGCTCGCGAGCAGCATGCTGTTCACGGCGCCGCCGGTGCTGTTGCTGCCGGAAGCCGTCGAGCTTCTGTTCCGCACCACCAACGCTGAATTCATCCATCTGAAGTCGGCGCCTGCGGCGTTTCACTCCCGTGCACCTCCCCTGTCCTGA
- a CDS encoding DUF6111 family protein — translation MIRTVLTEIGVFLIPFAVYAIYLIATRAGVTLPASWPLDMLAKLTLAALVLVIISFVLLAELTGAPPNSTYVPAHIEDGRLVPGAEK, via the coding sequence ATGATCCGCACGGTATTGACCGAGATCGGCGTCTTCCTGATCCCCTTCGCGGTCTATGCCATCTACCTCATCGCGACGCGCGCCGGCGTGACGCTGCCGGCGTCATGGCCGCTCGACATGCTGGCGAAGCTGACGCTGGCGGCGCTGGTGCTGGTCATCATCAGTTTCGTGCTGCTTGCCGAATTGACCGGCGCGCCGCCGAACTCGACCTACGTTCCCGCCCATATCGAGGACGGCAGGCTGGTGCCCGGAGCTGAGAAATGA